A section of the Neorhodopirellula lusitana genome encodes:
- a CDS encoding PQQ-binding-like beta-propeller repeat protein has protein sequence MKRNCTRCVIGMLCIFPFAFVLAATTHADWTSFRNGGSSHHNASLPTQWSEDSGIAWQLELDGYGQSAPVVHRGNVYTTSVNGSLCESCLVQCHDLQTGKLRWSYAKDSTHEHPSNYMNARAAPTPIVDDAGVYAFFETGDLFAVDLQGKLLWSRDVSKSTGKFDNSHGVGASLAQNDTHLFLNLEHGGPSFLTAIEKQTGESAWKVDRESSKSWSSPIVAEVNGVEQLIVSSGGSVTGYHASSGDLLWSLDGLEGNSVPSPTLAGNLLLVGARLPEFAGDGDVQSNCCLDLSKIENGQPHVAWRADKAICEYASPVVASGHAYFLNKANVLHCLDVESGEIIYRQRIDGDCWATPIVSDGKLYLFCKNGQCHVIAAGPKFQKLASNWLWDRDAPPVPETYQEFSGEPGASHGHGGGEHGSPPSGGPGGGMVARIKSGDQNGDGVLEGDEVPEMFRGMIGRIDTNADGKLDEQEIDAMAKSFAERRKNSAASTRDPIVYGVAASDGKILVRTGTRLFAIDN, from the coding sequence ATGAAACGAAACTGCACACGCTGCGTGATAGGGATGCTTTGTATTTTCCCATTCGCATTCGTTTTAGCGGCAACCACGCATGCCGATTGGACGTCCTTTCGAAACGGCGGTTCGTCGCATCACAATGCTTCGCTTCCGACGCAGTGGTCCGAGGATTCCGGAATTGCCTGGCAGCTAGAACTGGACGGTTATGGACAATCTGCCCCCGTGGTTCATCGTGGCAACGTCTACACCACCAGCGTCAACGGTTCTCTGTGCGAATCCTGTTTGGTGCAGTGTCATGATCTGCAAACGGGCAAGCTTCGTTGGTCCTATGCCAAGGATTCCACGCACGAGCATCCATCCAATTACATGAACGCTCGCGCCGCACCCACGCCGATCGTGGATGATGCCGGTGTGTACGCGTTCTTTGAGACGGGTGACCTGTTTGCAGTCGATTTGCAGGGGAAATTGCTGTGGTCTCGGGACGTATCGAAGTCGACCGGGAAGTTCGATAATTCGCATGGCGTCGGTGCGTCGCTGGCGCAGAACGACACTCACTTGTTTCTGAATCTCGAGCACGGCGGGCCATCTTTCTTGACCGCCATCGAGAAGCAAACTGGCGAGTCTGCGTGGAAGGTCGATCGCGAATCGTCGAAGTCCTGGTCGTCGCCGATTGTCGCGGAAGTGAACGGCGTGGAGCAATTGATCGTCAGCAGCGGCGGGAGCGTGACCGGCTATCACGCCTCCAGCGGTGACTTGCTGTGGTCGCTCGATGGCCTGGAAGGAAACTCGGTTCCCTCGCCAACACTGGCTGGCAATCTATTGCTGGTGGGTGCTCGCTTGCCGGAATTTGCTGGCGACGGAGACGTGCAGTCAAACTGCTGTTTGGATCTTTCCAAGATTGAAAATGGGCAGCCCCACGTCGCTTGGCGTGCGGACAAAGCGATCTGCGAATACGCCAGCCCGGTCGTTGCCAGCGGGCACGCGTATTTTTTGAACAAGGCTAACGTGCTGCACTGCTTGGACGTGGAAAGCGGTGAAATCATCTACCGCCAACGAATCGATGGAGACTGCTGGGCGACTCCGATTGTTTCCGATGGGAAGCTGTATTTGTTCTGCAAAAACGGCCAATGCCATGTGATCGCGGCGGGGCCCAAGTTCCAAAAGCTGGCAAGCAATTGGCTTTGGGATCGAGACGCTCCCCCTGTCCCGGAAACCTACCAGGAGTTTTCTGGTGAGCCCGGGGCTTCCCATGGCCACGGTGGTGGCGAACATGGTTCACCGCCTTCCGGTGGCCCTGGAGGAGGCATGGTCGCCCGGATCAAGTCCGGCGATCAAAACGGGGACGGCGTTCTGGAAGGTGACGAAGTGCCGGAGATGTTCCGAGGTATGATCGGACGAATCGACACCAACGCCGATGGCAAACTCGACGAGCAAGAGATCGATGCGATGGCCAAGAGTTTCGCTGAACGGCGGAAGAACTCCGCAGCTTCCACCCGCGATCCGATTGTTTACGGGGTAGCGGCTTCGGATGGAAAGATCCTTGTCCGGACCGGAACCCGATTGTTCGCCATCGATAACTGA
- a CDS encoding DUF2946 family protein — MTSLFRPLVASLLCSLIVIGHAPAWLHVATCESESHSHVMDSASDTVFVCSHGCHHHATATDALSSDAAETVPASHDSSSPHEHDSSTCGICQSLAAPVGVTWELVVVLPVEFASELTSVPPARPLSATLLSIPQPRGPPVVA, encoded by the coding sequence ATGACTTCGCTGTTCCGGCCCCTCGTCGCTAGCCTGCTCTGCAGCCTGATCGTTATCGGTCATGCTCCGGCTTGGTTGCATGTGGCCACCTGCGAGAGCGAGTCTCACTCGCACGTGATGGACTCGGCGAGCGACACGGTTTTCGTTTGCTCGCATGGATGTCATCACCATGCGACCGCGACCGACGCGTTGAGTTCCGATGCGGCCGAAACGGTCCCTGCTTCGCACGATTCGAGCAGCCCTCACGAACACGATTCCAGCACCTGCGGCATTTGCCAATCCTTGGCGGCCCCCGTTGGTGTGACTTGGGAATTGGTGGTTGTTCTTCCGGTTGAGTTCGCCTCCGAGCTCACCAGCGTCCCGCCAGCTCGCCCTTTGTCGGCGACGCTTCTTTCCATCCCGCAACCTCGCGGGCCGCCGGTCGTGGCTTAA
- a CDS encoding ADP-ribosylglycohydrolase family protein, whose translation MNRDAIVGCILGTAVGDALGLPYEGVASQRAPRFLGPPDRYRFFFGRGMISDDTEHTCMVAQSLIESHGDVDVFVKRFASRLRWWLLALPAGVGKATARSGIKLWLGVNPKNAGVYSAGNGPAMRAAIFGAAIDDGSLMMKLVRASSRLTHSDPKAEFGAIAVALAAKHSREHATVDANQWLDQVADVIGDEANELIDLLRKTLESVDRGECTTTFAKSLGLNKGVTGYTYHTVPTAIHAWLSHPNDLQKAVTTMIRCGGDADTTAAIVGGIVGTKVGCDGIPNAWIAGLREWPRTTAWMQHLGESLAESIAGNPTISAPKVNPIAVLLRNLLFLLIVLFHGFRRLAPPY comes from the coding sequence GTGAACCGCGATGCAATCGTCGGATGCATTTTAGGTACCGCAGTTGGTGACGCTTTGGGACTTCCTTATGAAGGAGTGGCGTCTCAAAGAGCACCGCGATTTCTCGGTCCGCCGGATCGCTACCGGTTCTTTTTCGGCCGAGGCATGATCTCGGACGACACCGAACATACTTGCATGGTTGCACAGTCGCTGATCGAATCGCATGGCGACGTCGATGTTTTCGTGAAGCGGTTCGCAAGTCGGTTGCGTTGGTGGTTACTCGCCTTGCCAGCCGGTGTCGGGAAAGCAACAGCAAGGTCAGGAATCAAATTGTGGTTGGGTGTGAACCCCAAAAACGCTGGCGTGTATTCTGCTGGCAACGGACCGGCAATGCGAGCGGCAATCTTCGGCGCGGCAATCGACGATGGATCGTTGATGATGAAACTGGTGCGAGCCTCTTCCCGACTGACTCATAGCGATCCGAAAGCCGAGTTCGGGGCGATCGCTGTGGCATTGGCAGCCAAGCATTCCAGAGAACACGCAACGGTGGATGCGAACCAATGGCTCGATCAAGTTGCTGATGTAATCGGCGACGAAGCGAATGAGCTAATAGACTTGCTCCGCAAAACGCTTGAAAGCGTTGATCGCGGCGAATGCACCACGACATTCGCGAAGTCGCTGGGATTGAACAAGGGTGTCACCGGATACACCTATCACACGGTCCCGACTGCAATTCACGCTTGGCTCTCGCATCCCAACGACCTTCAGAAAGCCGTCACAACGATGATCCGCTGTGGCGGCGATGCCGACACGACCGCTGCAATTGTCGGCGGCATCGTCGGAACCAAAGTGGGATGCGACGGGATTCCGAATGCATGGATCGCCGGTCTAAGAGAGTGGCCGCGTACTACGGCGTGGATGCAGCACCTTGGTGAGTCGCTGGCTGAATCAATCGCAGGGAACCCAACAATCTCTGCTCCCAAAGTCAACCCAATCGCCGTCCTGCTTCGCAATCTGCTATTCCTACTGATTGTTCTCTTCCACGGCTTCCGTCGCCTGGCACCTCCGTACTAG
- a CDS encoding RNA 2'-phosphotransferase: MKTDNNLVSTSKFLSLVLRHRPEVVGLQLDDEGWLDINQLIANANERGKDLTLESLHDVIASDDKKRFALSDDGLRIRASQGHSVTGIDLKLDETTPPERLYHGTVEKFLSSIRATGLQKRSRNHVHLSADEATATKVGSRRGKPIILRVDAAAMHQTGHRFYLSDNGVWLVDAVPTDYLTFPEECQ; this comes from the coding sequence ATGAAAACCGACAACAATTTAGTCTCGACAAGCAAATTCCTGAGCCTTGTCCTCAGACATCGACCTGAAGTCGTTGGGCTGCAACTGGATGATGAGGGTTGGCTCGATATCAATCAGCTGATCGCAAATGCAAATGAGCGTGGTAAAGATCTGACGCTTGAATCGCTGCACGACGTGATTGCCTCCGATGACAAGAAACGATTCGCGCTGAGTGATGATGGGCTTCGTATTCGTGCCAGCCAAGGGCACTCGGTGACCGGGATTGATTTGAAACTTGACGAAACAACGCCGCCCGAACGTCTCTATCACGGCACCGTTGAAAAGTTTTTGAGTAGCATTCGCGCCACTGGCTTACAGAAACGTTCTCGAAACCACGTGCACCTTTCAGCCGACGAAGCCACAGCAACCAAAGTGGGTTCAAGACGAGGCAAGCCGATCATCCTTCGCGTCGATGCGGCAGCGATGCACCAAACAGGACACCGCTTCTACCTTTCAGACAATGGCGTTTGGTTAGTCGATGCAGTACCAACGGATTACCTGACTTTCCCGGAGGAATGCCAGTGA
- a CDS encoding Flp family type IVb pilin produces MRKFLNNKKGQGLVEYGLIIAGVALICAAAISVFGHKTSDLIGATAAILPGAHADDNGPMVSGKLIETTGADTGEIALDGATIAANTDTGRLDNNVFGATTAAGGDGFGGLVVEP; encoded by the coding sequence ATGCGTAAGTTTTTGAACAACAAGAAGGGCCAAGGCCTCGTCGAGTACGGTCTGATCATCGCCGGTGTGGCATTGATCTGTGCCGCTGCGATCTCGGTATTTGGTCACAAAACCAGTGATTTGATCGGTGCGACGGCAGCGATTCTGCCGGGTGCACACGCGGACGACAACGGTCCGATGGTCAGCGGGAAGCTCATTGAGACCACAGGTGCGGATACGGGTGAGATCGCTTTGGATGGCGCCACAATCGCAGCTAATACGGACACTGGTCGTCTGGACAATAACGTCTTCGGTGCAACGACCGCTGCTGGTGGCGATGGCTTCGGTGGTTTGGTCGTAGAACCTTAA
- a CDS encoding PQQ-binding-like beta-propeller repeat protein, translating to MKTTLHTTLFQFALVWLLGSSVLNGSLVAASDVTWPGFLGPQRDGWVNHFQPPAEWPESLNKMWQVDVGTGYGSPLVVEDRVYQHARQGNDEVLQCLELATGKQIWKQIHAVPFQASSGGERHGNGPKSSPIIADGRIFTMSSLGEISAWDAGSGDLLWRRDYRERFPKNHPNWGASTSPIVDGDRVIAHVGNDDEGALIALDVETGNELWSQGNDGAAYSSPLAVTIHGVRQIVDWNHRALVSVDRDSGLALWEFPLPQYTSNQNMPTPTWHNGRILLGGENRGIFGLEPEINDGKWSVKERWFQKDVALDMSTAVINGDRLFGFSHYKKGQLFSLDTATGEVLWQGPGRTADNVAFLSIPDHIVALLDDGQLQVLKATEGTLEEVASYQVADSPTWAPPVLLKNGLLIKDQTSLALWSFE from the coding sequence GTGAAAACGACACTCCACACCACTCTATTTCAGTTTGCTTTGGTATGGCTGCTCGGTTCTTCCGTGTTAAACGGTTCGTTAGTGGCGGCCAGCGATGTGACATGGCCCGGTTTCCTCGGCCCGCAACGCGACGGCTGGGTCAATCATTTCCAACCGCCCGCAGAGTGGCCCGAATCGCTGAACAAGATGTGGCAGGTGGACGTGGGCACGGGATATGGGTCTCCGCTGGTGGTCGAAGATCGCGTCTATCAGCACGCTCGCCAGGGCAATGACGAGGTGCTGCAGTGTTTGGAGCTAGCCACGGGAAAGCAGATTTGGAAGCAGATTCACGCGGTTCCCTTCCAAGCCTCGTCGGGCGGCGAGCGGCATGGGAATGGCCCGAAGTCATCACCCATCATCGCCGACGGCCGAATTTTCACCATGAGCAGCCTCGGTGAGATTTCCGCTTGGGACGCGGGGTCGGGCGATCTGTTGTGGCGCCGTGACTACCGTGAACGCTTCCCCAAAAATCACCCTAACTGGGGCGCGTCCACCTCGCCAATTGTGGACGGCGATCGCGTGATCGCCCACGTTGGAAATGACGACGAAGGAGCTTTGATTGCGTTGGACGTGGAAACGGGAAACGAACTCTGGAGTCAGGGCAACGACGGAGCTGCCTATTCATCGCCACTAGCTGTCACTATCCATGGTGTCCGTCAGATCGTCGATTGGAACCATCGTGCTCTTGTTAGTGTGGACCGCGATTCGGGCTTGGCGCTTTGGGAGTTCCCGCTTCCGCAATACACCAGCAACCAAAACATGCCGACGCCCACTTGGCACAACGGGCGGATTCTCTTGGGCGGCGAAAATCGAGGCATCTTTGGTCTGGAACCTGAGATCAACGACGGCAAGTGGTCGGTGAAGGAACGATGGTTTCAAAAGGACGTCGCTTTGGATATGAGCACTGCAGTGATCAACGGCGACCGGCTGTTTGGGTTCTCGCACTACAAGAAGGGGCAACTGTTCAGTCTGGACACCGCGACCGGTGAAGTGTTGTGGCAAGGCCCGGGGCGAACGGCAGACAATGTGGCGTTCCTGTCGATTCCGGATCACATTGTCGCCTTGCTGGATGATGGGCAACTGCAGGTGCTCAAAGCCACCGAGGGGACTCTTGAAGAAGTCGCCAGCTACCAGGTCGCTGATAGCCCCACATGGGCACCGCCAGTGCTATTGAAGAACGGTCTGTTGATCAAAGACCAGACGAGCTTAGCACTGTGGTCGTTCGAGTAG